The Desulfovibrio fairfieldensis sequence GACGGTGATCAGGGTATCCGGGTTCTGTTCGGCGATGTACAGGCATTGCTTGAGCGAAGCCATACAGCAGATATAGGAACAGTAATTCAGATGGTTCTGGTCACGCGAGCCCGCGCACTGCACAAAGGCCACGGTGTGGGGGGCCCGGCCGTCCGAAGGACGGACGATGCGGCCGCCCGTGGGGCCGAAAGCCGAAGCCAGACGCTCCATCTGCATGTTGGAAATGCAGTTTTTCACCGAACCCGCGCCCAGATTGGTCAGACGGGTCACGTCATAGGGCTTCCAGCCCGTGGCCACCACGATGGCGCCCACGTTCAGCTCAATCTCGTGCTCTTTTTCCGTAAGATTAAGAAATTTATTGCCCGCCACCCGCGCCGCGTCGGACTTGGACAGGGTGGAGGGATCCAGCACATAGCGGCCGGGGAAGGCGAAGGGCATGGCTTTATACAAGCCCTTGCGCTTGGAAAGGCCCAGATCGAATTCGCTGGGAGTTTCGCCTTCCAGGCTGGAGGCCAGCAGGCTGAAGTCCACGTTGTGGGGCGCGGTGCGGCGCGGGCTCAGGCGGACCCGCACGCTGTAGTCGCCCTTGCGGCCCGTGAGCCCCGTGACTTCGGCCATGGTCAGGCATTTGATGCGCGGGTTTTTCCTGATGCGCTGGAACTGGATTTCCAAGCCGCAGGAGGGGGGACAGAGTTTGGGGAAATATTTGTTGAGCTGAGCCACGCGGCCGCCGAGCCAGGGCGACTTTTCGACGATATAGACGTCGTGGCCCAGTTCCGCCGCTTCAATGGCGGCTGTGAGGCCTGAAAAGCCGCCGCCCACGACGAGAATGGCATTGGACATCCTGGATATCCTCCTGCGTTGTTGCATAGCGGCTGAAGAAGGAAGACCGGCCTCCCGCCGCGGGAAAAAAGAGGGCGGACCACAAAGGGCCAACCCTGACAGATGGCCGGCTCCGCCTGAACGGACCGGGCCGCAAGAACTGCTCGCGCATCCTTGCCGCGAGATGGGTGCCGAAGGTTGCCCTCCGCCAGGCAGACATCTCAAGCCTGAACCGTTCTCAGGAGCCCGCGCGACCGCCGGAAACGGCATACCGTTTCTTGACGGCCCCACGCGCCGGATCGCCGGCGCCGCCGGCAACGGGGGCGGCCCGAGGGCCGCCCCCTGATGGTCAATGCCGCCGACTAGTCGGGGATGATCTGGTAGTAGGGCTTCTTGAAGATCTTGGTCTCGCCGGTGGCGGGATCGTACTTGGAGTTCACGAAGCACTTCCACTTGCTGTCGTCCAGCCCCATGAAGTCGGCACGATAGTAGAAGCCGGGATAACGGGATTCCTCACGGAAGGCGATGTGCTGCATGTGCAGACGCACGGTCCAGAGGCGATGGTAGTTTTCCCAGCAGCGCAACAGTTCGTGCAGGTCGCGGGCGGCCAGCTTCTGGGAGTCTTCTTCCATCATGGCCAGCAGGTTGAAGCCCGTGTCGAGCAGCGCCTGGGAGGTGGTGTAGTAGGTGGCCACGCCGCCGCCGTATTCATCGGTGCACTTGATGAGGCGCATCATGAAGTTCTTGGGCGTGATGTAGTTCGGGTTCACCACGGGATCCGTGGAAATGGCTTTGCCTTCCACGAAGTTATAGTACGGACGATAGATCAGCTTGCGCAGTTCGTCGGCCGATTCCTTGATTTCAGGATTGAAGTCCTTGTGGTCCAGGCACCAGCGAACCATCTGCTTGCCGGCGATACGGCCTTCGGCGTGCGAGCCGGAGGAGAACTTGTGGCCGGAAGCGCCCACGCCGTCGGCGCAGGTGAACAGGCCTTCCACGGTGGTCATGCGGTTGTAGACCTTGCCGTTGGAGGCTTTGACCTTGTAGTCCTCGGGCACCCAGGCTTCGTCCGGACCGGACACCCAGATACCGCAGCAGCCGGAGTGCGAACCGAGCAGATAGGGCTCGGTGGGCATGATCTCGGAGCCGCGTTCCTCGGGGGCGGTGTTGGTGCAGGCCCACAGGTTGGCCTGGCCCACGCACATGTCGAGGAAGTCTTCCCAAGCTTCGGACTCAAGGTCCTTCTGCTCTTCTTCGTTCAGGCTGGCGAAGGTGTTCAGCAGGGCGGTCTTGGTGTCCATGTAGATGGGGCCGCGGCCTTCGCGCATTTCGCGCAGCATCATGTGGTTGCGCAGGCAGGTGGGGATGACGTTGCCCTTGGCGTAGCCGCGGTCCTCGTAGGGCTTCAGCATGGCCTTGTTGGTCGCGCAGTAGTCTTCGCCCTTGGAGTTGGTGGCCTTGGCCTTGAACAGCAGGAACCAGGCGCCCACCGGGCCGTAACCGTCCTTGAAACGGGCGGGCACGAAGCGGTTTTCCATCATGGTCATCTCAGCGCCGACCTGAGCGCACATGGTGTAGGTGGAACCGGCGTTCCACACGGGATACCAGGCGCGGCCCATGCCTTCACCGGTGGAGCGGGGGCGGTACACGTTCACCGCGCCGCCGGCGGCCACCATAACGGTGTTGGCTTTGAAGATGTGCACCTCGTTGGCGCGCAGGTTGAAGCCCACGGCGCCCGCGATGCGGTTGGGGGTGTTTTTGTCGAGCAGCAGCTTCACGATGAAGATGCGTTCCATGATCCGGTCTTCGCCCAAGGCGTTCTTGGCCGCTTCGGCCACGATGCACTTGTAGGACTCACCGTTGATCATGATCTGCCAGCGGCCGGAACGCACGGGCTTGTCGCCCTTGCGCAGGGACTTGCCGGCGGCCTTGGCGGCGGCGCCGTTCAGGTTGTGGCCGTCGTCGCCTTTGATCCAGCAGGGAAGACCCCAGTCTTCGAACAGATGCACGGAGTCGTCCACATGCCGGCCCACGTCGAAGATCAGGTCTTCGCGGACCAGGCCCATAAGGTCGGTGCGGACCATGCGCACATAGTCGTCGGCGCTGTTTTCGCCCAGGTAGGTGTTGATGGCGGAAAGACCCTGCGCCACGGCGCCGGAGCGTTCCAGCGCGGCTTTGTCGCAGAGCATGATTTTCAGGCCATGTTTGTCACCCCAACGCACAGCTTCGTAAGCGACGCCGCAAGCGCCCATGCCGCCGCCCACAATGAGCAGGTCAACCGCATGTTCTTTCACTTCGGGTTCGCTGATGGCTACGCCCTTGGTCGCTTCCTTAACGGGAATCATCGGCATAATTGTTTCTCCTTATCGCACTAGCGGTTGAAACGGCTTAACGACCGTGTTCCATGCAGGTGAAGACCTTGTCGGCGTCGGACACGTCGAACTTCTTGCCCAGGGCTTCCTTCGGAGCGGCCAGAGCCTGCTCGGTGAACAGCAGTTCATCTTCCAGGTTGGCGCCTTCGGGATGGCCTTCAAAGGGCTTGATGGAGCCTTCAGGCGTGGTGCGAATGGGGAACTTGAAGCGTTTCACGCTGCCGTTGCGGAACTTGACCGTCCACATGATGGAGTCGGCCGAACGCATGGGGATACAGGTGCCGCCCATGGGCGCGAAGTCCGCGTAAGGGCGGGCCGTGATGGCGCCCTGCGGGCAGATCTTCACGCAGGAATAGCATTCCCAGCAAGCGTCGGGTTCCTGGTTGTAGGCCTTCATTTCCTCGGGGTCGAGGATCATCAGGTCGTTGGGGCAAATGTACATGCAGGCCGTCTTTTCGCCACCCTTGCAGCCGTCGCATTTGGACGGATCGACAAACGTCGGCATACGTATCCTCCAACTCTTAAAAGTGTTACAAAACATCCCGCCAAGCCCTCGGCGAGGCGTGCGCGATCCCTTGCCGGCACGCCAGGTCAGTCGCGCGCCTCGAAAATTATGGGGGCGCATGGCTTGCGCATTTAGTAACAAGCGAGCGCTGTTCGCGTCAAGCCCCTTTTGCAAAATTTCGCGGGTTCTTCACAATGCCCTCCCCCGTAAAGCCAGTAAAACCAATGCCTGGAGCATATTCGGAAAAAGAGGCCGCGTAAAGCCCCCTTGCCGTTTTTTCCCGGCCGGGCGCCCGGGACAGGCCCGAAAACGCCTCCGGCGGCCGCCGCGCGCCCTTGCCAGCGGACGCGTTTCGGGCTAACAGGCTTGCGCAGACAAAAATCAACCCCCGCCGCACGCATTTCCCGCAGAGGACCGAGCATGACCGAGCAAGCCCACGACACCCGCCCCCGCCGCCCGTTGCGCGAGGTGGTCGGCGACATTGACCGCGACATCCTGCGCCTGCTGCTGCGCCGCCACAACCTACTGGCGCGCATGCACAACAGCAAGGGTTTTCTGGACCCAGCCGAGGAAAAGGCCCTGCGCGAATCCTGGGAGGCCGCCGTCTCCCGAGTGAGCCGCGACGCCCGCCTTTCCGGCCGTTTCTTTTCATTGATGCAGGAAGTGGAATTTCTGCCCCGGCCCAACATCAGCCAGGACCGTGAGGCGGGCGAAGCCGGCCAGGACGCCGGGGCGGAACGCCGCCCGGCCTTCAACCTGGCTCCGCCCCTCAGACCCGTGCGCTTGAGCATGCCCGCGCCCCTGGCCTGCCGGGCCACGCGCGCCTGGCTCATGTTGGCCGCGGCTTCGGGCCGGCCCCTGCGCATTGAACCCGGCCTGATGAACGACCCCATCGTGGACTGCGTGAAGGCGCTCAATCAGCTCGGCGCCGCCCTGACCCGCGAAGAGGACGGCGTGACCGCCCGCGAGGCCGCGCCCCTGGGCGCGCCGGACAAGGTGCTGCACGTGGGCGACAGCGCCTGGAATTTCTTCCTGCTGCTGGGCCATTATCTGGGCCGCCCCTCGCGGGCCAAGTTCACCGGCGAAACGAGCCTCAAACTGGCGGATTTTTCCGCCGTGCGGCATTTTCTTCCGCAGATGGGCGCGCGCCTCGTGCATGTGGTGCCCAAGAGCGACGGCCTGCCCGCGCGCCTGGAGTGCTCGGGCATTCTGCCGGATGCCGTGAGCCTGCCCGCCGACGTTCCGGCGGAGCTGGCCGAGGGCATCCTGCTGGCCGCGCCCTTTTATGAACGCGCCCTGACCTTGGATCTGGCCGCCCATCCGCAGCGGAAGCTGATTCTGGCCCGCGTGCTGCCCATTTTGCGCGCCGCCGGAGCGGATTTCAGCCTGACGGAAAGCCGCGTGCGCGTGGCGCCCGGCCCCCTGCGCCTGCCCGCGCGGCCCCAATTGCCCCTGGAGCCGGAGCTGGCCGTATTTCTGCTGGCCCTGCCCCTGGTGCTTTCCGGCGAAACCCGCCTGGACGGCGACTGGCCGCAATGGCCGGGCGCGCAGGCAGCCTGGGAGCTTCTCCGGGCGCTGGGCCTGGATCTGCGCCTTGATTCGCGCCCCGGCCAACCCGACGAAAACAGGTCGGACAGCGCGGTGCGCGCCAAAGCCGACGCAACGCTGAAACGCGCCTGTCTCGCGGATCTGCCCGCCGAGCTTCTGACCGAGCTGCCGCCGGACTGGGCGCCCCTGCCCGTGGCCCTGGCCGCCTGCGCGGCCCTGCGCGGCGGCGAGGCGAGCCTGCCCGAGCTGCCCGGCGCGGACATGAGCGAAGTAACCAGTTTCCTCCACGCCGTGGGTCTGGAGCGGAATGCCGAAGGCCGATTGTGCAAAACAGAACAAGCGGCCTCCCAACTGAACGCCGCATCAGCCTGGAACGCCCCCTCGCCGGTCTGGGCCCTGGCCCTGGCCCTGACCGCCTGCGCGCGCGATACGCGCGGCCAGGGCTTCCGCCTGGGCAATCCCGGCGTCATGACCGGCCTGTACCCGGCCTTCTGGGCTCTGTACAACGCCCTGCCCGAACCGGCGGCCAAACGCCCTGTCAGCGGTGAAACGCCGACGGCTCCCGCACGGCGGCGGATCATCACCTCGGCCGTGGCCGTGCCGCCGGAGCTGCCCGAAGAATAGGACAGCGTTGCTTTGCCCCGGCGGCCACGCCGCCTCCGGTCGCTTCCTTGCACGTGGGCTCCACTGAGTGAATTGCTCCAACCACAGAGCCCCGCCTGCTTGTGCAGGCGGGGCTCTGTGCATAAAGGCATGGACGCGGCGTTTATTCCTGAGTAAAACGATAAAGCCGCACGGCCAGGGGCTGAAGGTTGTCCTTGCCCATGGCCGAGACCACAAAGGCGTAGTCCCTGCTCTGGCCCGCCGGAGGGCAGGGGCCGCGGTAATGGCGGGTCAGGCCGCCCTCGGGGATGACGCCCGAGCCGTCGTTATCCCAGGAACCGCCGCCGAAAAAGCGTTCTTCATCGCCATACTCCACCAGACGCACGTCAAAAGTCTGCGTGCCGTCCGGCGCGTTGGCGACGAGGATTTCCGGGGAGATGCGCGAGCAACGGTGCAGATCGCGCAGAGTGACGGTAATGGTCATATCGGCCTGTTCGTCCTCCGCATTCTTGGCGGCGCAGGCGGACAGAAGCAGGGCGGCGAAAAGCGCG is a genomic window containing:
- a CDS encoding 3-phosphoshikimate 1-carboxyvinyltransferase, whose amino-acid sequence is MTEQAHDTRPRRPLREVVGDIDRDILRLLLRRHNLLARMHNSKGFLDPAEEKALRESWEAAVSRVSRDARLSGRFFSLMQEVEFLPRPNISQDREAGEAGQDAGAERRPAFNLAPPLRPVRLSMPAPLACRATRAWLMLAAASGRPLRIEPGLMNDPIVDCVKALNQLGAALTREEDGVTAREAAPLGAPDKVLHVGDSAWNFFLLLGHYLGRPSRAKFTGETSLKLADFSAVRHFLPQMGARLVHVVPKSDGLPARLECSGILPDAVSLPADVPAELAEGILLAAPFYERALTLDLAAHPQRKLILARVLPILRAAGADFSLTESRVRVAPGPLRLPARPQLPLEPELAVFLLALPLVLSGETRLDGDWPQWPGAQAAWELLRALGLDLRLDSRPGQPDENRSDSAVRAKADATLKRACLADLPAELLTELPPDWAPLPVALAACAALRGGEASLPELPGADMSEVTSFLHAVGLERNAEGRLCKTEQAASQLNAASAWNAPSPVWALALALTACARDTRGQGFRLGNPGVMTGLYPAFWALYNALPEPAAKRPVSGETPTAPARRRIITSAVAVPPELPEE
- a CDS encoding CoB--CoM heterodisulfide reductase iron-sulfur subunit A family protein, producing MSNAILVVGGGFSGLTAAIEAAELGHDVYIVEKSPWLGGRVAQLNKYFPKLCPPSCGLEIQFQRIRKNPRIKCLTMAEVTGLTGRKGDYSVRVRLSPRRTAPHNVDFSLLASSLEGETPSEFDLGLSKRKGLYKAMPFAFPGRYVLDPSTLSKSDAARVAGNKFLNLTEKEHEIELNVGAIVVATGWKPYDVTRLTNLGAGSVKNCISNMQMERLASAFGPTGGRIVRPSDGRAPHTVAFVQCAGSRDQNHLNYCSYICCMASLKQCLYIAEQNPDTLITVYYIDLRAPGRYVNVLEKVKALPNVRFVKGKVADAVQADGDKVRVTVEDAVRGEKLTLDYDLVVLATGMQPSLAGENPPLPLPLDEDGFIAGGEEAGIFAAGCARMPLDVTRSAQSGTAAALKAVQTVKGR
- the aprA gene encoding adenylyl-sulfate reductase subunit alpha; its protein translation is MPMIPVKEATKGVAISEPEVKEHAVDLLIVGGGMGACGVAYEAVRWGDKHGLKIMLCDKAALERSGAVAQGLSAINTYLGENSADDYVRMVRTDLMGLVREDLIFDVGRHVDDSVHLFEDWGLPCWIKGDDGHNLNGAAAKAAGKSLRKGDKPVRSGRWQIMINGESYKCIVAEAAKNALGEDRIMERIFIVKLLLDKNTPNRIAGAVGFNLRANEVHIFKANTVMVAAGGAVNVYRPRSTGEGMGRAWYPVWNAGSTYTMCAQVGAEMTMMENRFVPARFKDGYGPVGAWFLLFKAKATNSKGEDYCATNKAMLKPYEDRGYAKGNVIPTCLRNHMMLREMREGRGPIYMDTKTALLNTFASLNEEEQKDLESEAWEDFLDMCVGQANLWACTNTAPEERGSEIMPTEPYLLGSHSGCCGIWVSGPDEAWVPEDYKVKASNGKVYNRMTTVEGLFTCADGVGASGHKFSSGSHAEGRIAGKQMVRWCLDHKDFNPEIKESADELRKLIYRPYYNFVEGKAISTDPVVNPNYITPKNFMMRLIKCTDEYGGGVATYYTTSQALLDTGFNLLAMMEEDSQKLAARDLHELLRCWENYHRLWTVRLHMQHIAFREESRYPGFYYRADFMGLDDSKWKCFVNSKYDPATGETKIFKKPYYQIIPD
- the aprB gene encoding adenylyl-sulfate reductase subunit beta, translated to MPTFVDPSKCDGCKGGEKTACMYICPNDLMILDPEEMKAYNQEPDACWECYSCVKICPQGAITARPYADFAPMGGTCIPMRSADSIMWTVKFRNGSVKRFKFPIRTTPEGSIKPFEGHPEGANLEDELLFTEQALAAPKEALGKKFDVSDADKVFTCMEHGR